A region of Solanum stenotomum isolate F172 unplaced genomic scaffold, ASM1918654v1 scaffold11325, whole genome shotgun sequence DNA encodes the following proteins:
- the LOC125849890 gene encoding TMV resistance protein N-like produces the protein MSHTFSSEIHKYDAFLSFRGEDTRRTFVSHLYNALVQGRIDVFKDDERLEIGKSISDELPKAIEESKFAIVIFSESYASSKWCLDELAHIIKCRKELDQIVIPIFYNVDPSDVRHQTQTFAESFSQHEEKYKDDIEKIQRWRDAFAESGKISGYHLQNYK, from the coding sequence ATGTCTCACACTTTTTCTTCTGAAATTCACAAGTACGATGCATTTCTGAGTTTTAGAGGTGAAGATACACGAAGAACATTCGTGAGTCATCTCTATAACGCTTTAGTACAAGGAAGAATTGATGTTTTCAAAGACGATGAGCGTCTAGAAATCGGAAAATCAATTTCTGACGAACTACCAAAAGCTATAGAAGAGTCTAAATTTGCTATAGTGATATTTTCTGAAAGCTATGCATCATCAAAATGGTGTTTAGACGAGCTTGCACACATCATAAAGTGTCGAAAGGAATTGGACCAAATCGTAATTCCTATTTTCTATAATGTGGATCCATCAGATGTGCGTCATCAAACTCAAACTTTTGCTGAGTCTTTTTCCCAACATGAGGAAAAATACAAAGACGATATCGAGAAGATTCAAAGATGGAGGGATGCATTTGCGGAGTCTGGGAAAATATCAGGGTATCATTTGCAAAATTACAAGTAA